From the genome of Thauera chlorobenzoica:
GGCGGTGAGGCCGGCCCCATCGGTCTGCGCAATTGCATCGGTGCCGTACAGCGCGTCGTACAGCGAGCCCCAGCGCGCATTGGCGGCATTGAGCGCGTAGCGTGCGTTCATCACCGGCACCACCAGCTGCGGGCCGGCCTGCAGCGCGAGCTCGTCATCGACGTTGGTGGTCGTGATCCGGGCATCGGCCGGCACCGGCAGCAGATAGCCGATCGATTCGAGGAAGGCGCGGTAGGCCGCCATGTCGGCGATCGGACCGGGGTGGGCACGGTGCCAGGCATCGATCTCGGCCTGCAGGCGCTCGCGCTCGGCGAGGAGGGCGCGGTTCTTCGGTGCCAGCGCGTGGATCAGCGCATCGAAACCGGACCAGAACGCTACCGCATCGACACCGCTGCCGGGCAGGGCTTCTTCTTCAATGAAACGCTTCAGGTTTGCAGCGACCTGAAGGCGCTGGCACGTCACTCGTTCGGTCATTTCTCGGGCTCTCTTCGACAAGGATATTGATCAACGCTCGTCCTGCGCACCACGCGCAGCCGAAAAAGCATGCGATCGATCGGCGCGTGGGTCAAGACCAGCGGACAAAAGTCTTCTATAAGATACAACAGATGAGCCCCCGCCTGCAGCACACACCCCGCCGCAATACGCGAAATGGACTCGAGGCGACGACGTTCAGGACACCGCCTCGACCCGCAGCGCACAGTACTTGAACTCCGGGATCTTGCCGAAGGGGTCGAGCGCAGGCTGGGTCAGCAAGTTGGCCGCCGCCTCGCGGTAGCAGAACGCCATGAACACGGTGCCGGCGCGCACGCCCTCGTCCGCCCTCGCCTCGAGCTCGATGCGCCCGCGCCGGGTCTGCAGCGCCACCCGCCCGCCCGTCGCCACGCCGAGGCGGGCGAGATCGGCCGGATGGACCGCGCACCAGGGGTCCGGGTCGAGCGCATCGAGCACCTCGGCGCGGCGCGTCATCGACCCCGTGTGCCAGTGTTCGAGCACACGCCCGGTGATCAGCACCATCGGGTAGTCCTCGTCGGGCAGCTCCGCCGCCGGCAGCGGCGCCACCGCGACGAAGCGACCGCGCCCGTTGGCGGTCGGAAAGCACGCCTGGAACAGCACCGGCTCGGACGGCGCATCGGCGGCGAGCTTCGGCGCCACGATCGCGCCCTCAGCCTCGAGCTTCGCCCAGCTCATCCCGCCGTGGCTGGGCATCGCCTGCACGAGCTCGTCGAACACCGCCCCCGGGCCGGGGTAATCCCACCCCAGCCCCATCCGGCGGGCGATCTCCTGGATGATCCACCAGTCCGGGCGGGCCTCGCCCGGCAGCGGCAGCACCGGACGCGCGAGCTGCACCAGGCGGTCGGTGTTGGTGAAGCTGCCGCCCTTCTCGAACAGGCTCGAAGCCGGCAGCACGACGTCGGCGAACATCGCGGTCTCGGTCAGGAAGATGTCCTGCACCACCAGGTGCTCGAGCTTTGCCAGGCCTTCGCGGGCGTGGGCGAGATCGGGGTCGGACATCGCCGGGTTCTCGCCTTCGATGTACATGCCGCGGATCTGCCCGGCGCAGGCGGCATCGATGATCTCGACCACGGTGAGGCCGGGGGTCTGCGCCAGCGGCGCCTGCCACAGCGCCTCGAAGCGCGCCCGCACCGCGGGGTCGGCCACCTTCTGGTAGTCGGGCAGCATCATCGGGATGAGGCCGGCGTCGGAGGCGCCCTGGACGTTGTTCTGGCCGCGCAGCGGGTGCAGGCCGGTGCCGCGGCGGCCAATCTGACCGGTCATCAGCGCCAGCGCGATCAGCGCGCGCACGTTGTCGGTGCCGTGGGTGTGCTGCGACACCCCCATCCCCCACAGGATCATGCTGTTCGGCCCGCGCGCGTAGGCGCGCGCGACCTCGCGCACGGTGGCGGCAGCGATGCCAGTGAGCGCCGCGGTGCGCTCGGGCGGATAATTCAGCGCGGCGTCACGGAAGGCCTCGAAGCCTTCGGTACGGGCGGCGATGAAGTCCGCGTCGGTGAGTCCTTCCTCGATGATCGTGCACGCCATTGACAGCAGCAGGGCGACATCGGCGTCGGCGCGGAACTGCAGCACGCGCCAGGCATGGCGCGCGAGCGGGGTCGCGCGCGGGTCCATCAGCACCAGCTTCGCGCCGCCGCGGTTGCCGCCGCTTTGGCCCTCGTGGTTGCCCCCCTTCACCGCGTTCTTGATGAAGCTCGCCGCCACCGGGTGGTTGGCCGCCGGATTGGCGCCGATGACGATGATCACGTCGGCGAAGTCGACGTCGCGCACCGGATTGGACACCGCGCCCGAGCCGATCCCTTCGAGCAGCGCGGCCACCGACGAGGCGTGGCACAGGCGCGTGCAGTGGTCCACGTTGTGGGTGCCGAAACCGGTCCGCACCAGCTTCTGGAACAGGTAGGCCTCCTCGTTGCTGCCCTTGGCCGAACCGAAGCCGGCGAGCGCGTGCGGGCCGTGGGCGTGCCGGATCCGCAGCAGCCCGGCGGCGGCGGCGTCGAGCGCCTCATCCCAGCTCGCTTCACGGAACGCAGTCAGCGGAGCGGCCGGATCGACCACCGTTCCCTTGGGCACTTCCGGACGGCGGATCAACGGCGTGGTCAGGCGCTCGCGGTTGCGGCTGTAGGTGAAGCCGTAGCGCCCCTTTACGCACAGGCGGCCGGCGTTGGCCGGGCCGTCGCCGCCCTCGGCGAAGACGATGCGCTGCGCCGCGCCCTCGCCGGCGACGTGGTAGCGCACCTGGCAGCCGACGCCGCAGTAGGGGCACAGGGAATCGACCTGCCGGGTCGGACGGTAGCTCGACGCGGGCGCGGCGGTGGCCTCGAGCAGCGCCGCCGGCTGCAGCGCGCCGGTCGGGCAGGCCTGGACGCATTCGCCGCAGCCAACGCAGCTCGAGTCCCCCATCGGCACGTCGAAGTCGAACACGATCGAGGTGTCGGCGCCGCGGCGGGCGAGGCCGATCACGTCATTCACCTGGACCTCGCGGCAGGCGCGCAGGCAGCGCGTGCACTGGATGCAGGCGGCCAGATCGACGGCGATGCCGGGGTGGCTGCGCTCGGGCACGGGATTGGCGCGGGGGGCGAAGCGGGGCTCCACGACGCCGAGCGCCTCACACCAGTGGGCAAGTTCGGAGTCCGCCTTCTCGACCTCGGCCGGGACGTCGGCGTGCAACAGCTCCAGCACCATGCGCTGCGAGGCGCGTGCGCGTTCGCTTGCGGCCTTCACTTTCATCCCCGGCTTGGGCGCGCGGCAGCACGAGGGGGCGAGCACGCGCTCGCCGTCGATCTCGACCACGCAGGCGCGGCAGTTGCCGTCGGCGCGCAGTCCGTCCGTGTAGCACAGGTGCGGGATGTCCGCGCCGGCGCGCTGCGCGGCCTGCAGGATCGATTCGCCGGGGGCGGCGTCGATGTCGCGGCCATCGAGCTCGAAGCGGATCCGGTCGGTGGCGTTCATCATGCGCTCCTCGTGTCGTCTGCATGCGGCCCCGGAGGGGCGGCGCCCGCATCGGAAGTCGTCGGCGAAGCGCCCGCTGCAGCGCCAGCGCGCGCGCCTCCGACCTCATGCGGGAAGAAGCGCAGCACCGACTGCATCGGGTTCGGCGCGGCCTGGCCGAGGCCGCAGATCGAAGCGTCCATCATCGTCCTGCCGAGTTCGGTGAGGAGCCCGGCGTCCCACGCGGGTGCCTTCATCAGCTCTACCGCCTTCGCCGTACCGACCCGGCACGGCGTGCATTGGCCGCAGGATTCGTCGGCGAAGAAGGCCATCGCATTTTCTGCGAGCAGGCGTGCGCGGTCGTGCTGCGAGAACACGACGATCGCCGCGGAGCCGATGAAGCAGCCGTAGGGCGCCAGGGTGTCGAAGTCGAGCGGCACGTCGGCCAGCCGCGCGGGCAGGATGCCGCCCGAGGCGCCACCGGGGAAGTAGCCGTACAGTTCGTGGCCGGGGAGCATGCCGCCGCAGTGCTCGTCGATCAGCTCGCGCAGGGTGATCCCGGCATCGGTGACGACGACGCCGGGCCGGGCCACGCGGCCGCTGACCGAGAAGCTCCTGAGGCCCTTGCGGCCGTGGCGGCCGTGGCGCGCGAACCATTCGGCGCCGCGCTCGGCACTCGTTTCGACGGTGTCGCGCACCCACCACAGCGTCTCGAGGTTGTGCTCCAGCGTCGGACGGCCGAACAGGCCGACTTCGGCGACATAGGGCGGACGCAGCCGCGGCATGCCGCGCTTGCCTTCGATCGACTCGATCATCGCCGACTCCTCGCCGCAGACGTAGGCGCCGGCCCCGCGGCGCAGCTCGATCGGCGGCAGCTCCGGCCATTCGGCGCGCACGCGCTCGAGCTCCTCGGCGAGCAGCCGGCGCAGCGCCGGGTATTCGTCGCGGATGTAGATCCAGATCGCGGCGATGCCGACCACCCGGGCGGCGATCAGCATGCCTTCGATGAAACGGTGCGGATCGGTCGACAGGTAGTGGCGGTCCTTGAAGGTGCCCGGCTCGCCTTCGTCGATATTGACCGCCATGTGGCGCGGCGCCGGCTGCGCCGCGACCGTGTGCCACTTGCGCGCGGCGGGAAAGCCGGCGCCGCCCAGCCCGCGCAGGCCGGCCGCGTCGAGCGCGGCGACGACCGACGCGGGATCGCGCGCGCCGCTGCGCACCGCCTCCCACAGCGCGTAGCCGCCAGCGGCACGGTAGGCCTCGAAGCGGATCGCAGCGGGCAGCACTTCTTCACGCTCGCCGCTGGCAACGACCGCGGCGACGGTGTCGACATCGGCGTGCAGCACCGGCCGTTGCCCGACCACCGCGACCGGCGCGCTGTCGCAGCGCCCGACACAGGGCACGCGCTGCACCCGCACCCCGGCGCCGAGCCGCGTTGCGAGCGTGGCGGCAAGTTCCGCGCCGCCGGCCATCGCACAGCCGAGCGAATCGCACACGCGCACGGTGAGCGCCGGCGGCGCGGCGCCGCCCTCGGCAACGAAGTCGAAGTGGTGATAGAAGGTCGCGACCTCGAACACTTCGGCGCGCGCCAGCTGCAGCGCTTCGGCAAGGGCGGCGAGGTGCTCGGCGTGGAGCGCACCGTGCGCGTCCTGCAGGCGGTGGAGGTATTCGATCAGGCGCTCGCGGCGCGGCGCCTCGCCGGCAAGCGCGGCGCGCGCGGCATCACGCGCGGTTTCGGACAGCGGGACACGCGTGGGTCCGCGCATCGCGGAACGGGCAGACATGGGGCTCTCCTCGGAGCAGGTTGCCGGGCTGCGCACGGGGCGGTGCCCCCCGGGCGCAGCGGCGGCGATGCCGCTCCCTGGCGCCGGGCACCGTCCCGCCGGAGCCGGTCTTCGGATGCTCAGTGCAGGGGCGCGCCGGTCAGGGCGCGGCGGGCGATCAGCGGAGACAGACGATAACGCTCCTCGCCGTAATGCGCACGCAGATTCTCCAGCACGCGGGCGACGAAGGGCGTGCCGAGGCGGTCGGCCCAGGCCAGCGGCCCTTCCGGGTAGTTGGTGCCGTTGCGCATCGCGGTATCGATGTCGGCCGCGGTGGCGATGCCCTGCAGCACGCAGTCGGCGGCTTCGTTGGCGAGCATGCACACCGTGCGCAGCGCCACCAGACCGGCGACGTCGTCGACCCGGCTGAGCGCGATCCCGGCGGCCTGCAGGGTGCCGACCACCGCCTGCCAGGCGGCATCGCTGCACTGGTCGGCGCGGGCCAGGGCCAGGCGCGGCGTGCTCGCGTAGTCGCGCGCGAGATCGAACAGCACCAGCTCCGGCGTCCCTTCCTCGTGCGCCCGCCGGGTGGCGGTACGGCCGTCGGACAGGGCCAGGCGCGCCATGCCGATGCGCAGCTCGCCGCCTTCCTCGGCCGCGCTCGCCGCGCAGCGCTCGACGGCGATGCCAGCCTGCGCGAGACGCGCCACCAGCGGCTCGGCGACGCCGAGGCGGCCGTGGACGGCGAGCGCCGGCAGCGCCGCCGCCGCGGGCTCCGCCGCCGGCGCCGGTTTTTCCGCTCCGTCGCGGTAGTCGTAGAAGCCCTGCCCCGACTTGCGCCCGAGGCGCCCGGCCAGCACCAGCTCGCGCTGGATCAGGCTCGGGGTGTAGCGGCGGTCGCCGTGGTAGGCGTCGAACACCGAATGGGTCACCGCGTAATTGACGTCGTGGCCGATCAGGTCCATCAGCTCGAACGGCCCCATCGGGAAGCCGCAGGCTTCGCGCAGCACCGCATCCAGCGTCGCCGGGGCGGCGGCACGCTCGGCGAGCACGCGCTGGGCCTCGGCGTAATAGGGACGGGCGACACGGTTGACGATGAAGCCCGGGGTCGAGCTCGCATGCACCGGCGTCTTGCCCCAGGCCTTCGCGGTGTCGTACAGCGTGCCCGCGACCGCGGGGTCGGTGGCGAGCCCGGAGACGATCTCGACCAGCGCCATGCGCGGTGCCGGGTTGAAGAAGTGCATTCCGGCCAGCCGCTCCGGGCGCGCCAGCGCCGCAGCCATCGCGGTGATCGACAGCGACGAGGTATTGGTGGCGAGAATCGCCTGCGGCCCGGCCAACTCTTCGAGCTGGCGGAACAGCTTCTGCTTGACCTCGAGGTTCTCGACGATGGCCTCGATCAGCAGACCGGCATCGGCGAGATCGTCGATGCGGCTGCTGCCGATCACCCGCGCCAGCACCGCCTCGGCTTCGGCTTCGGCGAGCTTGCCCTTGCCGACGAGAAAGCGCAGGTCCTTGCCGATCGCGTCGCGGCCGCGCGCAACCGCCTCCGCATTCATGTCGTACAGATAAACCGTGTGGCCGGCGCGGGCCGCCACGTGGGCGATGCCGCTGCCCATGGCGCCGGCGCCGATGACGGCGATGCGGGTCGAGGTCGAAAGTGCTGCCACGTCCATCTCCAGAAAGGGGACTCGGGAAAAGCCTCCGGGGCGCGGGTGACGCCCCCCGTGAAGCCCGGTTCAGTCGGTGTTCAGTTCCATCCAGTTCGACTTCGGCGTGCCGCAGTCGGGGCAGACGAAATCGGCCGGCACATCCGCCCACCGCGTGCCGGCAGGGATGCCGTGCTCGGGCAGGCCTTCAGCCTCATCGTAGGGGAAATAGCATGCACTGCATTGGTATTGGGCCATGGTGACTCTCCGTGAGGGGCAAATGCCCGCATGTGACGAGGGGAACAGCGGCGGAATCATCGCCGTCTCCGCGCCGGCGCAAGCCGGACGCGGAGCGCGGTCGTGCTTCCGTTCATGAGTGGGGTACAGGATGTCCTCGCCATCCGGTATTCAGTCTTCGAGCACGCGCTCGACAAAAGCGGCGACGGTGTCGAGCACCGCCTGCGGCTGGTCCTTGTGCGGCGAATGCCGGCAATCGGCGAGGCGGCACAGTTCGACGTCGCGCGCCTGCGCGGCGATGCGCTCGATCTGCGTCATCGTGCCGTACTCGTCATCCTCGCCCTGGATCGCCAGCACCGGCACGGTGATGCGCGGCAGATATTGCTCGATGTTCCAGGCGCGGAAATCCGGGTGCAGCCAGATGTCGTTCCAGCCGCGAAAGGCCGCCTCGACGTCATGGTGGTAGCGCCCCAGACGGGACGGCAGGTCGGTCGTGGTCCACGCCTGCCCGGCGGCGGCGATGCTCGAAACCGAAATGTCCTCGACGATCACGTGCGGCGCCATCAGGATCAGCCCGGCGAGCGCAACGTCGGTCCCCCCCGCGCAGATCAGCGCGATCGAGCCGCCGTCCGAGTGGCCGAACAGCAGCGGGCGCTCGACGCCCAGTTCGGCGAGCAGCGCCGGCAGCACCGTCAGCCCTTCGTCGTGCATGTAGCGCACCGTGCGCGGCAGCGTCGCCGGACCGGAGCGGCCGTAGCCGGCGCGCGAATAGACGATGGCCTCGCATCCGGTCGCATCGGCGACGCGCTGCGGAAAATCGCGCCACATCGCCACCGAGCCCAGCCCTTCGTGGAGAAAAACGATCGCGGGGGCGCCCTCGCGCGGATGTGCCGAGGGCAACCGGACGTATTCGAGGCGGGTGCCGCCGATACCGACTGTCTTCATCGTGAACAAACTCCGTCTGGGGTGCCGCCCTTGGCGGGCGGCCGATGCGGGAGCCGGCCCGATGGGCGGCCCCCTGCGTGTTTTTTTAGACGCCGAGATGCTTCTGGATCAGTTCCGGGTCGTTGCGCACGGCGGCGCTGGGGCCGTCGAAGACAACCTGGCCCTTGACCAGGATCATCGAGCGGTCGGTGAGCGCGGTCACCGCGGCGTGGTTCTTGTCCACGATTACGGTGGCGATGCCGGTGTCGCGGATGGTGCGGACCACGTTCCAGATTTCCTTCACCATCAGCGGCGCCAGGCCCTCGGTGGCTTCGTCCAGGATCAGCAGGTCGGGGTTGGTCATCAGCGCACGGCCGATGGTGAGCATCTGCTGCTCGCCCCCGGAGAGCTGGCCGCCGCCGTTGGACAGGCGCTCGCCCAGGCGCGGGAAGGTCTCCATCACGCGCTCGAAGGTCCACGCGCGCTGGCCGTCGACGCCGGCGCGCGCGGCCATGATCAGGTTCTCGCGCACGCTCAGGTTGGGGAAGATCCCCCGCCCCTCGGGCACGTAGGCAATGCCGCGCAGCGCGATCCGGTGCGTGCTCGCCCCGGTCATGTCGTCGCCATTGACCTTGACCGTGCCGTGACGCGGACGCACCAGCCCCAGCATCGAGCGGATCAGCGTGGTCTTGCCCATGCCGTTGCGCCCCATCAGGCCGAGCGCCTCGCCCTTGGCGATGTGGAAATCGACCCCGTGCAGGATGTGGCTCGAACCGTAGTAGGTGTGCAGGTCGTGCGCTTCGAGCAGCGTCTCAGACATGTTCGTCCTCTCCCAGGTAAGCGGCCTGCACCTCGGCGCTGTTGCGGATCTGCGCCGGCGGGCCCGATTCGAGCACCGCACCGTTGACCATCACCGTGATCGTGTCGGCGACCGCGAACACCGCGTCCATGTCGTGCTCGACGAGCAGGATCGCGCGCCCGTCCTTGAGCCCCCGGAGCAGCTCGACCATCTTCGCCGACTCCTCCGAGCCCATTCCTGCCAGCGGCTCATCGAGCAGCAGCACCTTGGCGTCGGTCGCCAGCACCATCGCGATCTCGAGCTGGCGCTGCTCGCCGTGCGACAGCGTGCCCGCCACCCGCGCCTCGCGCCCGCCCAGCCCGGCTTCGGCGACCGCCGCGCGCGCGCGCTCGACGGTGTCGCCCAGGCGCTGGGCGTCGGTGAAGATCTTCCACGGCCGCGGCCGGCGCGACTGCGCCGCCAGGCGGCAGTTCTCGAGCACGGTGAACTGCGGGAAGATGTTGGTGCGCTGGTAGCTGCGCCCGATCCCCAGGTGCGAGCGCGCCGCCGCCGACAGCCGGGTGATGTCCTTGCCGCCGAGCAGGATGCGCCCGGACGAGGGCGGCAGATCGCCCGAGAGCATGTTGATGCAGGTCGACTTGCCCGCGCCGTTGGGGCCGAGCAAGGCGTGCAGCGTGCCGCGCTCGAGCGTGATGCACACTTCTTCGTTCGCCGTCAGCCCGCCGAAGTGGCGGGTCAGACGGTCGGCCACGAGCATTGCCTCAGCCATTCTTGTCCTCTCCCCAGTTGATCATGCGGATCACCCGCTTGGGCAGCCCGGCCAACCCGTCCGGCATGAACAGCACCGCCAGCACGATCACGCTGCCCATCAGCAGCTGCCAGTGCTTGCTCAGGTCGGTAAACAGCTCCTGCAGGCCGATGAAGGCGAACGCCCCGGCCGCCGCCCCCGCCAGGCTGCCCATGCCGCCCAGGATCACCATCATCAGCACGTTGCCCGACTGGTGCCAGGACAGGTACTCGGGAGTGACGAAGCCGAACAGCACCGCGTACAGGAAGCCCGCCACCCCGGCCAGCGCGCCGGCCAGCGTGAACGCGGCCAGTTTGTAGCGGAAGGTGGCGTAGCCCAGCGACTGCATGCGGTGCTCGTTGCTGTGGATGCCCGCCAGCACGCGCCCGAACGGCGAGCGCAACACCAGCTTCAGGAGCACGAACACCGCCACCATCGCCGCCAGGATGAAGTAGTACATCTGCAGCGGCTCGTTCAGGTCGAACGGCACCCAGCTGCCGATCGCCGCATCGGGCTTGAAGTTCAGGTAGATCCCGTCCGAGCCTCCGCCCAGCGGGGTGTCGTGGAAGATGTAGTAGGCCATCTGGGCGAAGGCCAGCGTCACCATGATGAAGTAGATGCCCTTGGTGCGCAGCACGAACAGCCCGATCACGAGCGCGGCCAGCGCCGCGGCCAGCACCGAGGCCGGGAAGGCGAACCAGAAGCTGGCCGGGTCGTACTTGGGCGTCACCAGCGCCACAACGTAGGCGGCGATGCCGAAATATGCCGCGTGCCCGAGGCTCACCAGCCCGGTGAAGCCGACCAGCAACGCCAGGCTCATGGCGAAGATCGCCATCACCAGGGTCTTGGCCAGCATCTCGACGTAGAAGCTCGAGCCGTACAGCGGATAGGCGATCAGCACGAGCAGCGCGAGCAGTTGTAGAAACAGCGGGAGTCTGGAATTCATCGCCTAGCCTTTCTTGAAGATGCCTTCGGGGCGCCACAGCAGCACCACCGCCATCACCAGGTACACCCCCAGTCCGGCGAACTCGGGCACCAGCACCTTGCCGAAGGTGTCGGTAAAGCCCACCAGCAGCGCCGCCACCAGCGCCCCCCACACCGAACCGATGCCGCCGATCACCACCACCACGAAGGAGATGATCAGCACGTTGCCGCCCATCCCCGGATACACCGAGGACACCGGCGCGGCGAGCATGCCGGCGAGCGCGGCCAGCGCCACGCCGAGGGCGAACACGTTGCGGTACAGCAGGTCGATGTTGACGCCGAGCGCCTGCACCATTTCGCGGTTGTGCGAGCCGGCGCGGATCATCATCCCCAGCCGGGTGCGCTGCATCAGCCACCACAGTCCGGCGGCCAGGGCCACGCACACCACCGAGATCACGATCCGGTAGACCGGGTAGGACAGGGTGTCCGAAAGCTGGATCGAGGCCGAGAACAGCGCCGGGATGTCCACCCCGTGCACGTCGTCGCCCATGGTCAGGCTGCGCAGTTCCTCGAAGATCAGGATCAGCCCGTAGGTCAGCAGCACCTGCTGCAGGTGGTCGCGTTTGTACAGATGTACGAACAGCAGCTTCTCGAGCAGCGCCCCGAAGGCGAACGCCAGCGGTATGCCGAGCACGATCGCCAGCATCAGGTTGCCGGTGGCGCTGGTGAGGGCGAACGCCATGTAGGCGCCGATCATGTAGAAGCTGCCGTGCGCCAGGTTGATGATGCCCATGATCCCGAACACCAGCGTCAGCCCGCTGGCCACCAGAAACAGCAGCAGTCCGTACTGCAGCGAATTCAGGATCTGGATCAGGAAGGAAACGAAATCCATGCTTGGGCCTCCCCCTCCCGGACTCGCCCAGGGCGGCGGGATACGGTGGATGAAAGTGCGTGGAACGGAAAACCCTGCGCCGGCCCGGCCGGCGCAGGCGGTGCGATCGGCGCAGCGATCAGTTCATGCGGCAGCCGCGGGCCGGATCGGCGAGCTTGGGCGCGGCGACGCCGACGACCTTGTTCTCCTTGCCCTCGACCTTGCGCAGGTAGATGTCCTGCACCGGGTTGTTGGCCTTCGACAGGGAGAACGCACCGCGCGGGCTGTCGACCGTCGCCGCGCTCATCGCCTTCATCACCGCATCCTTGTCGAACTTGCCCGCCGGCGCCTTGGCCAGGCCGGCGCCGAGGAGCTGGGCGGCGTCATAGCCCTGCACCGCATAGACGTCGGGCTGTGCCTTGTAGGCGCTGGCGTAGCCGGTGCGGAACGCCTTGTCCTTCTCGGTATCGAGGCCGTCGGCGTAGTGCAGGGTGGTCATCACGCCCTCGCCCGCACCGCCCATCGCCTCCAGCGTGCCGTCGGTGAGGAAGCCCGAGCCGTACAGCGGGATGCTGTTCATGAGCCCCGCCGCATCGTAGTCCTTGACGAACTTGGCCGCGCCGCCGCCGGCAAAGAACACGAACACCGCATCGGGCTTGAGGCCGGCGATCTCGGTCAGGAAGGGCTGGAACTCGACGTTCGGGAAGGGCAGGTAGAGCTCCTTGGCGATCTTGCCGCCGGCCTGTTCGAAGGCCTCCTTGAAGCCGGCCACCGACTGCTCACCGAACGAGTACTTCCAGGTCACCGTGACCACGTTCTTGTGCCCGCGCTCGGCCACCACCTTGCCCATTGCGTAGGCCGGCTGCCAGGCCGAGAACGACACGCGGAACACGTTGGGCGCGCACAGCGGCCCGGTCAGCTCGTCGGCCCCGGCGTTGGGGATGATCATCAGGGTCTTGGTGTCGCGCGCGACCTTGGCCATTGCCAGCGCCACGCCCGAGTGCACCGTGCCGACGAGCACATCGACTTCGTCGCGCTTGACCAGCTTGTTGGCGTTCTCGGTGGCCTTGGCGGCGTCGGACTCGTCATCGACGACGAAGTATTCGACCTCGCGCCCGCCCAGCTTGCCGCCCTGCTCCGCCACGTACTGCTTGAACCCGTTGGTGATCGCATTGCCTACTGAAGCGTAGGTCCCGGTATAGGGCAGCATCAGGCCGACCTTGACCCTGTCCGCCGCATAGGCTCCGCTCAGCGGCAGCAAGGCCATCAGACCAACTCCGACCACACCAGTCACACACTGCATCGATTTCCGCGTGTTCATGTAAGTCTCCTTTCGAATTTATAATTAAGCCAGCAAGCAAGGTTATTCACCCACTTCTTGAACAACTCTGTTTCAACGATCAGCTTCGATTTTGTCAGATTCTTATGACATTTGTATTTACTAAATTCCCTGTTATTAACCCGGCAATGACACGGATTCAGGTTTTAAAGATGGCTACGCGAAGCGCAGTGAGCATTAGGCTCTATGCCGTTTTTCCAGGAATGCCGCGACAGCCTCCTCATGCTCTGAAGTCTTGTGAGCTAGCGCCTGGTAGGTTGCAGAAAGCTCCAACAGGGACTCCAAACGCATGTGCTGCCCCTCTCGCAGAAGCCGTTTTGTCATACGCAATGCAGGGCCAGGGTTGGAAACAATACGCTGCACCAACTTGTTAGCCACCTCCAGCAACTCCTCGCCAGGCACTACACGGGACACCAGGCCGCAGTCGAGAGCCTCTTGCGCAGAAATTGGATCGCCCGTGAAGGACATTTCCGCCGCCCACGATTGACCTACCACACGCGGCAGTAACCAAGCCCCCCCATCGCCCGGAACAATCCCAACCTTTACAAAGGACTCCGCGAAATATGCTGATGAAGCGGCGATTCGGATATCGCACATGCATGCCAAGTCGCATCCTGCACCGATTGCCCCCCCATTTACTGCCGCGATCACAGGCACCTCAAGATTGTAGAGTGCCAGCGTGAGCCGCTGAATTCCACGTCGATATTCATCGCTGATCGTGATCGGATCTACTTTCTCCTCCGAATAACGC
Proteins encoded in this window:
- a CDS encoding alpha/beta fold hydrolase, yielding MKTVGIGGTRLEYVRLPSAHPREGAPAIVFLHEGLGSVAMWRDFPQRVADATGCEAIVYSRAGYGRSGPATLPRTVRYMHDEGLTVLPALLAELGVERPLLFGHSDGGSIALICAGGTDVALAGLILMAPHVIVEDISVSSIAAAGQAWTTTDLPSRLGRYHHDVEAAFRGWNDIWLHPDFRAWNIEQYLPRITVPVLAIQGEDDEYGTMTQIERIAAQARDVELCRLADCRHSPHKDQPQAVLDTVAAFVERVLED
- a CDS encoding rubredoxin; the protein is MAQYQCSACYFPYDEAEGLPEHGIPAGTRWADVPADFVCPDCGTPKSNWMELNTD
- the fdhF gene encoding formate dehydrogenase subunit alpha, giving the protein MNATDRIRFELDGRDIDAAPGESILQAAQRAGADIPHLCYTDGLRADGNCRACVVEIDGERVLAPSCCRAPKPGMKVKAASERARASQRMVLELLHADVPAEVEKADSELAHWCEALGVVEPRFAPRANPVPERSHPGIAVDLAACIQCTRCLRACREVQVNDVIGLARRGADTSIVFDFDVPMGDSSCVGCGECVQACPTGALQPAALLEATAAPASSYRPTRQVDSLCPYCGVGCQVRYHVAGEGAAQRIVFAEGGDGPANAGRLCVKGRYGFTYSRNRERLTTPLIRRPEVPKGTVVDPAAPLTAFREASWDEALDAAAAGLLRIRHAHGPHALAGFGSAKGSNEEAYLFQKLVRTGFGTHNVDHCTRLCHASSVAALLEGIGSGAVSNPVRDVDFADVIIVIGANPAANHPVAASFIKNAVKGGNHEGQSGGNRGGAKLVLMDPRATPLARHAWRVLQFRADADVALLLSMACTIIEEGLTDADFIAARTEGFEAFRDAALNYPPERTAALTGIAAATVREVARAYARGPNSMILWGMGVSQHTHGTDNVRALIALALMTGQIGRRGTGLHPLRGQNNVQGASDAGLIPMMLPDYQKVADPAVRARFEALWQAPLAQTPGLTVVEIIDAACAGQIRGMYIEGENPAMSDPDLAHAREGLAKLEHLVVQDIFLTETAMFADVVLPASSLFEKGGSFTNTDRLVQLARPVLPLPGEARPDWWIIQEIARRMGLGWDYPGPGAVFDELVQAMPSHGGMSWAKLEAEGAIVAPKLAADAPSEPVLFQACFPTANGRGRFVAVAPLPAAELPDEDYPMVLITGRVLEHWHTGSMTRRAEVLDALDPDPWCAVHPADLARLGVATGGRVALQTRRGRIELEARADEGVRAGTVFMAFCYREAAANLLTQPALDPFGKIPEFKYCALRVEAVS
- the paaH gene encoding 3-hydroxyacyl-CoA dehydrogenase PaaH, which gives rise to MDVAALSTSTRIAVIGAGAMGSGIAHVAARAGHTVYLYDMNAEAVARGRDAIGKDLRFLVGKGKLAEAEAEAVLARVIGSSRIDDLADAGLLIEAIVENLEVKQKLFRQLEELAGPQAILATNTSSLSITAMAAALARPERLAGMHFFNPAPRMALVEIVSGLATDPAVAGTLYDTAKAWGKTPVHASSTPGFIVNRVARPYYAEAQRVLAERAAAPATLDAVLREACGFPMGPFELMDLIGHDVNYAVTHSVFDAYHGDRRYTPSLIQRELVLAGRLGRKSGQGFYDYRDGAEKPAPAAEPAAAALPALAVHGRLGVAEPLVARLAQAGIAVERCAASAAEEGGELRIGMARLALSDGRTATRRAHEEGTPELVLFDLARDYASTPRLALARADQCSDAAWQAVVGTLQAAGIALSRVDDVAGLVALRTVCMLANEAADCVLQGIATAADIDTAMRNGTNYPEGPLAWADRLGTPFVARVLENLRAHYGEERYRLSPLIARRALTGAPLH
- a CDS encoding NAD(P)H-dependent oxidoreductase subunit E, whose product is MSARSAMRGPTRVPLSETARDAARAALAGEAPRRERLIEYLHRLQDAHGALHAEHLAALAEALQLARAEVFEVATFYHHFDFVAEGGAAPPALTVRVCDSLGCAMAGGAELAATLATRLGAGVRVQRVPCVGRCDSAPVAVVGQRPVLHADVDTVAAVVASGEREEVLPAAIRFEAYRAAGGYALWEAVRSGARDPASVVAALDAAGLRGLGGAGFPAARKWHTVAAQPAPRHMAVNIDEGEPGTFKDRHYLSTDPHRFIEGMLIAARVVGIAAIWIYIRDEYPALRRLLAEELERVRAEWPELPPIELRRGAGAYVCGEESAMIESIEGKRGMPRLRPPYVAEVGLFGRPTLEHNLETLWWVRDTVETSAERGAEWFARHGRHGRKGLRSFSVSGRVARPGVVVTDAGITLRELIDEHCGGMLPGHELYGYFPGGASGGILPARLADVPLDFDTLAPYGCFIGSAAIVVFSQHDRARLLAENAMAFFADESCGQCTPCRVGTAKAVELMKAPAWDAGLLTELGRTMMDASICGLGQAAPNPMQSVLRFFPHEVGGARAGAAAGASPTTSDAGAAPPGPHADDTRSA